A window of the Tachysurus fulvidraco isolate hzauxx_2018 chromosome 6, HZAU_PFXX_2.0, whole genome shotgun sequence genome harbors these coding sequences:
- the zmp:0000001200 gene encoding dedicator of cytokinesis protein 9 isoform X3, producing the protein MGCTTSMILFDGLRSVLQRNCGYWKSTSAAEPNEPVETEAACASYRESRAWPVRTTSSKLKPRLIEPLDYESVLVQRKTQILSDVLRDMLQFPLEDFQTCTLRRQIRTLYPSVPENAQKEAHSLFVQECLKTYKSDWHIVSYKYEDYSGDFRQLPSKASRPDKLAVHVFEVDEDVDKDEDTASLGSQKGGISKQGWLYKGNMNSAISVTMRSFKRRYFHLTQLGDGSYNLNFYKDEKISKESKGTIFLDSCMGVVQNNKVRKFAFELKMQDKSSYLLAADSESEMEEWISTLNKILHSSFELAMQEKRNGDLHDDDEVGKTDSSSGSMDSFQSARDIESKMRNETRLKLFTLDADTQKLDFSGIEPEIKPFEEKFGKRIIVKCNDLSFNLQCCVAENEEGPTTNVEPFFVTLSLFDIQHSRKISADFHVDLNHPSVRAMVPGSGAQIINGASDAAQQTQNDLPDSFLQYPRQGVFSVMCPHPDIFLVARIEKVLQGGITHCAEPYMKSSDSTKTAQKVLKNAKVACSRLGQYRMPFAWAARPLFKDANGTLDKSARFSAVYRQDSNKLSNEDMFKLLADFKKPEKMAKLPVILGNVDVTIDNVAPDLPNCITSSYIPVRQFESSNWNGVLFEVEEFVPCIAKCSQPFTIYNNHLYVYPRQLKYDSQKTFAKARNIAVCVEFRDSDEEDALPLKCIYGRPGGSLFTKNAIAAVLHHQQNPEFYDEFKIELPTQLNEKHHLLFTFFHISCDTNSKASTKKREQVETQVGYAWLPLLKDGRVIMNEQNISIAANLPAGYLSCQEGNSKQHTGPEVKWVDGGKPLFKVSTHLVSTVYTQDQHLHNFFQHCESTVSAAQATGGELVKYLKSLHAVEAHVMINFLPTILNQLFCVLTSAAVEDVAVNVTRVMIHIVAQCHEEGLEHYLRSYVKYVFMTDANTATGKTVHEELAKAMTTILKPSTDFLTSNKLLKYSWYFFEALVKSMAQYLIDSGKVRLSRNQRFSATFYHTVETLVNMLMPHITQKYKDNLDATRNANQSLAFFIKRCFTFMDRGFAFKQINNYINCFMPGDARTLYEFKFEFLKVVCNHEHYIPLNLPMPFGKGRIMRFQDLQLDYSLTDDFCKNHFLVGLLLREVGAALQEFRDIRQTAIQVLKNLMTKHTFDDRYTSKSQHARLATLYLPLFGILQENVNRLNIKDTTPLTNSLSSSTVRDEPVPTSSLMTPHKTGSHIESSLHKDVFGVISGTVTPHASSTPNISVRHADSRCSLISTDSGSSLPERSNDKSQPSDKQNNVAAALGGSLLRCDKLEQSEVKSLLMCFLHVLKSMSEDALFTYWNKASSGDLMDFFTLLELCLHQFRYMGKRYIARSQEGSVTHERKSQTLPVSRSRAGMMHARLQQLSSLDNSYTYNHTYSHSDADVLNQSLLEANIATEVCLTVLDVLSIFIMGFKTQLSLDHGHNPLMKKVFAVHLCFLQINQSETALKQVFTFLRTFIYKFPCTFFEGRADMCASFCYEILKCCNSKLSSIRSDAAHLLYFLMKSNFDYTGRKSFVRTHLQVVIAVSQLIADVIGIGGMRFQQSLSIINNCANSDRTIKNTAFPSDVKDLTKRIRTVLMATAQMKEHERDPEMLVDLQYSLAKSYASTPELRKTWLDSMARIHVKNGDLSEAAMCYVHVAALVAEYLQRKGMFKQGCSAFRVVTPNIDEEASMMEDVGMQDVHFNEDVLMELLEECADGLWKAERYELISDIYKLIIPIYEKRRDFEKLAHLYETLHRAYSKVTEVMHTGKRLLGTYFRVAFFGQGFFEDEDGKEYIYKEPKFTPLSEISQRLLKLYSEKFGAENVKMIQDSGRINPKDLDSKYAYIQVTHVTPFLEEKEMVERKTEFERSHNIRRFVFEMPFTVSGKKQGGIEEQCKRRTILTTTHCFPYVKKRIAVMYQHHTDLNPIEVAIDEMSKKVAELRQLCASSEVDMIKLQLKLQGSISVQVNAGPLAYARAFLDDTTSKKYPDNKVKQLKEVFRQFVEACGHGLGINERLIKEDQQEYHDEMKANYRDLTRELSAIMHETISPVEDVMKSPLRDSLHIFNAISGTPTAASIQGIPTSSSVV; encoded by the exons TGTCTTAAAACCTACAAATCAGACTGGCACATTGTCAGCTACAAGTATGAAGATTATTCTGGTGACTTTCGTCAACTCCCCAg CAAAGCATCGAGACCTGATAAACTGGCAGTTCACGTGTTTGAGGTTGACGAAGATGTCGATAAAGACGAG gacacaGCTTCCTTGGGCTCTCAGAAGGGAGGTATTAGTAAGCAAGGGTGGCTTTACAAAGGCAACATGAACAGCGCGATCAGTGTCACTATGAGG TCTTTCAAAAGGAGGTATTTCCACCTCACACAGCTGGGAGATGGCTCCTATAACCTGAACTTCTACAAGGATGAAAAGATCTCTAAGGAGTCCAAAGGAACCATCTTCCTAGATTCGTGCATGGGTGTTGTTCAG AATAATAAGGTGCGCAAATTTGCATTTGAACTGAAGATGCAGGATAAGAGTTCTTATCTGTTGGCTGCCGACTCTGAAAGTGAAATGGAGGAATGGATCAGCACACTGAACAAAATACTTCACAGCAGCTTTGAGCTCGCCATGCAAGAGAAGAGGAATGGAGACCTACATGacg ATGATGAAGTGGGAAAGACTGACAGCTCTTCTGGAAGCATGGATAGCTTTCAG AGCGCCAGAGATATCGAGTCCAAGATGAGAAATGAAACTCGGCTAAAGCTCTTCACACTGGATGCAGACACACAG AAGTTGGACTTCTCTGGGATTGAGCCAGAAATCAAACCGTTCGAGGAGAAGTTTGGAAAACGGATTATTGTGAAATGCAACGACCTGTCATTCAACCTGCAGTGCTGTGTGGCAGAGAATGAGGAGGGCCCGACTACTAAC GTGGAGCCGTTCTTCGTCACACTGTCCCTGTTTGATATTCAACACAGTCGCAAGATCTCTGCAGATTTCCATGTAGACCTAAACCACCCGTCTGTTAGAGCCATGGTTCCAGGCTCTGGTGCGCAGATTATTAATGGAGCTTCAGATGCAGCACAGCAAACACAGAATGATCTACCAGATAGCTTTTTGCAGTATCCACGACAG ggAGTGTTTTCTGTGATGTGTCCGCACCCAGATATCTTCCTGGTGGCTCGGATTGAGAAAGTTCTTCAGGGAGGAATAACTCATTGTGCTGAGCCATACATGAAAAGTTCTGATTCCACTAAG aCAGCACAGAAGGTTCTGAAGAACGCTAAAGTAGCATGTAGCAGGCTCGGCCAGTACAGGATGCCTTTTGCATGGGCAGCCAG GCCTCTGTTTAAGGATGCAAATGGGACACTGGATAAATCTGCACGTTTCTCTGCAGTCTACAGGCAGGACAGTAACAAGCTGTCTAATGAGGACATGTTCAAACTTCTGGCAGATTTCAAGAA GCCAGAGAAAATGGCGAAGCTGCCAGTGATCCTGGGGAACGTGGACGTCACTATCGACAATGTGGCCCCAGATCTCCCAA ATTGCATAACGTCCTCGTATATCCCAGTGCGTCAGTTTGAGAGCAGTAATTGGAACGGGGTGTTGTTTGAGGTCGAGGAGTTTGTGCCATGCATAGCAAAATGCTCACAACCGTTCACCATCTACAACAATCACCTGTATGTCTACCCACGCCAGCTTAAATATGACAGCCAGAAGACTTTTGCTAAG GCTAGAAACATTgcggtgtgtgtggagttcagAGATTCAGACGAGGAAGATGCACTTCCTCTAAAG TGTATATATGGTCGTCCAGGTGGATCACTTTTCACTAAGAATGCCATTGCTGCAGTGTTGCATCACCAGCAAAACCCTGAGTTTTATGATGAG TTTAAGATCGAGCTGCCAACTCAGCTGAATGAGAAGCACCACCTTTTGTTCACATTCTTCCACATCAGCTGTGACACCAACAGCAAAGCTAGCACTAAGAAACGGGAACAGGTGGAGACCCAGG tgGGCTATGCCTGGCTGCCCTTACTGAAGGATGGCAGAGTGATCATGAATGAACAGAATATTTCTATAGCCGCAAACCTGCCTGCTGGCTACCTCAGCTGCCAGGAGGGCAACAGCAAG CAGCACACAGGCCCTGAAGTGAAGTGGGTTGATGGAGGAAAGCCTCTGTTTAAAGTCTCCACTCACCTCGTGTCCACAgtctacacacag GATCAGCATCTGCACAATTTCTTCCAACACTGTGAGAGCACAGTCTCTGCAGCTCAGGCCACAGGAGGCGAGTTGGTCAAATATCTTAAG AGTCTACATGCAGTGGAAGCTCACGTGATGATAAACTTCCTCCCCACAATTCTGAACCAGTTGTTCTGCGTTCTCACCAGCGCAGCTGTTGAGGACGTTGCTGTCAACGTCACAAG AGTTATGATCCATATAGTGGCTCAGTGCCATGAGGAGGGTTTGGAACATTATTTACGTTCATATGTCAAG taCGTATTTATGACCGATGCTAACACAGCCACTGGTAAAACAGTGCATGAGGAGCTGGCCAAAGCCATGACCACCATCCTAAAACCCTCTACAGATTTCCTCACCAGCAACAAACTGCTTAAG TACTCCTGGTACTTTTTTGAGGCCTTAGTGAAGTCCATGGCACAGTACTTGATAGACAGCGGTAAAGTTAGG CTGTCCAGGAATCAACGTTTCTCTGCCACGTTTTACCACACGGTGGAGACTCTGGTTAATATGCTGATGCCTCACATCACGCAGAAATACAAAGACAACCTAGATGCAACGCGCAATGCCAACCAAAGCCTAGCTTTCTTCATCAAG CGCTGTTTTACTTTCATGGATCGCGGCTTTGCCTTCAAGCAGATCAACAACTATATCAACTGCTTTATGCCTGGAGATGCGAGG ACACTATACGAGTTTAAATTTGAGTTCCTGAAGGTTGTATGCAACCACGAGCATTACATCCCACTTAATCTGCCCATGCCATTCGGGAAAGGAAGGATAATGAGATTTCAAG atcTTCAGTTGGACTACTCTCTAACTGATGATTTCTGTAAGAATCACTTCCTGGTTGGGCTTTTACTAAGGGAGGTGGGTGCAGCTCTGCAGGAGTTTCGGGATATTCGTCAAACAGCTATCCAGGTGCTGAAGAACTTGATGACGAAACATACATTTGATGATCGTTACACCTCCAAG AGTCAGCACGCGAGGTTGGCTACTCTGTACTTGCCTCTCTTTGGCATCCTCCAGGAGAATGTTAACAGACTCAACATTAAAGATACTACACCCTTGACCAACAGTCTCTCCAGCAGC ACTGTACGTGATGAACCGGTCCCTACCAGCTCTTTAATGACACCCCATAAAACAGGGAGTCATATTGAGAGCAGCCTGCATAAGGATGTGTTTGGGGTTATATCTGGAACAG TTACACCACATGCATCCTCAACTCCCAACATCTCTGTACGTCACGCTGACTCACGCTGCTCCCTCATCAGCACTGACTCAGGAAGCAGCCTACCAGAACGCAGCAATGACAAATCCCAACCCAGTGATAAG CAGAACAATGTGGCTGCAGCTCTGGGTGGATCACTCCTACGCTGTGATAAACTAGAGCAGTCTGAAGTGAAAAGTCTCTTAATGTGTTTCCTTCATGTGCTCAAGAGCATGTCTGAAG ACGCCCTATTTACCTATTGGAATAAAGCTTCGTCTGGAGATCTGATGGACTTTTTCACTCTGTTAGA GCTTTGTCTCCACCAGTTCAGATACATGGGGAAGAGATACATTGCCAG GAGCCAAGAAGGGTCTGTAACACATGAGCGCAAATCTCAGACTCTGCCTGTGTCCCGCAGTAGAGCTGGAATGATGCATGCTCGCTTACAGCAGCTCAGCAGCTTGGATAACTCATACACTTACAATCACA cctacAGTCATTCAGATGCAGATGTGTTAAACCAGTCACTGCTGGAGGCAAATATTGCTACTGAAGTGTGTCTGACAGTACTGGATGTACTAAGCATCTTCATCATGGGATTTAAG ACCCAGCTGAGCTTAGATCATGGGCACAACCCACTGATGAAAAAGGTGTTTGCAGTCCACCTGTGTTTTCTACAAATCAACCAGTCAGAAACAGCCCTCAAACAAGTCTTCACTTTCCTGCGCACCTTTATTTACAAA TTCCCTTGTACGTTTTTCGAGGGCCGAGCGGATATGTGTGCATCTTTCTGTTATGAGATCCTAAAGTGCTGTAACTCCAAACTCAGCTCCATCCGCTCTGACGCTGCCCATCTGCTTTACTTTCTCATGAAGAGTAATTTTGACTACACAGGCAGAAAATCCTTTGTTCGCACCCATCTACAG GTGGTGATTGCTGTCAGTCAGCTGATTGCTGATGTTATTGGAATTGGTGGGATGAGGTTTCAGCAGTCTCTGTCCATCATAAACAACTGTGCAAACAGTGACAGGACTATTAAA AACACTGCATTTCCATCTGATGTAAAAGACCTGACAAAGAGAATCCGCACAGTCCTGATGGCCACAGCGCAGATGAAAGAGCATGAGCGAGATCCAGAGATGCTGGTGGACCTGCAGTACAGTCTGGCCAAGTCATATGCCAGCACTCCTGAACTGCGTAAAACCTGGCTGGACAGCATGGCACGCATCCATGTGAAAAACGGTGATCTGTCTGAG GCCGCCATGTGTTACGTGCATGTAGCAGCACTGGTAGCTGAATACCTTCAAAGAAAAG GCATGTTTAAACAGGGTTGCTCTGCATTTCGAGTGGTCACGCCCAACATTGACGAGGAGGCATCTATGATGGAAGACGTGGGCATGCAAGACGTGCACTTCAATGAG GACGTCCTAATGGAGTTGTTAgaggagtgtgctgatggactCTGGAAAGCAGAACGATATGAGCTCATTTCTGATATCTACAAACTTATCATACCCATCTATGAGAAACGCAGAGACTTTGAG AAACTGGCTCACCTTTATGAGACACTTCACCGTGCATACAGTAAGGTCACAGAGGTGATGCACACAGGCAAACGACTCCTGGGAACTTACTTCAGGGTGGCCTTTTTTGGACAG GGCTTCTTTGAGGATGAGGACGGTAAAGAGTACATCTACAAAGAGCCCAAATTTACCCCGCTGTCGGAGATTTCTCAGCGACTCCTCAAACTCTACTCTGAGAAGTTCGGAGCAGAGAACGTCAAGATGATCCAGGACTCTGGAAGG ATTAATCCTAAAGACCTGGATTCCAAGTATGCATATATCCAGGTGACTCATGTCACTCCCTTCCTAGAGGAGAAGGAGATGGTAGAGAGAAAGACTGAATTCGAGAGAAGCCACAACATTCGCCGCTTTGTATTTGAGATGCCCTTCACTGTCTCGGGCAAGAAACAGGGTGGTATTGAGGAGCAGTGTAAACGCAGGACTATACTCACCA CCACGCACTGTTTCCCATACGTTAAGAAGCGAATAGCCGTGATGTACCAACACCACACAGACCTAAACCCCATCGAAGTGGCTATCGATGAGATGAGTAAAAAAGTAGCCGAGCTGCGGCAGCTCTGTGCCTCAAGTGAAGTCGATATGATCAAACTACAGCTCAAACTTCAGGGCAGCATCAGTGTACAG GTGAATGCTGGCCCACTGGCCTACGCTAGAGCTTTCCTTGATGATACCACATCTAAGAAATATCCTGACAACAAAGTCAAACAGCTCAAAGAGGTGTTCAG GCAATTTGTGGAGGCATGTGGTCACGGGCTGGGCATTAACGAGAGGCTCATCAAAGAGGACCAGCAGGAGTATCATGATGAAATGAAGGCCAATTACAGAGACCTCACCAGGGAACTCTCCGCAATTATGCATGAGACG atcTCTCCTGTGGAGGATGTCATGAAGAGTCCCCTTCGTGACTCTCTTCACATCTTCAATGCCATCAGTGGCACCCCCACGGCAGCCAGCATCCAGGGCATACCCACCTCATCTTCTGTGGTCTGA